A segment of the Candidatus Hadarchaeales archaeon genome:
CATTGAACCAACACCGCAAGGACACATCGAGAGTTCAATCATTGGAAAGGAGGAAGAAACTGCCAAGCTTCTTGGAGTAAGCCCAGAAATCGTCAGAGAACGAGTTCAGGTTCTTATGAAAAGAGCCGAAGTAGGACACACTGGGCTCTTCATAAAAAGAGAGCTTCTTCCACATGAAAGCATAGAGGAGGTTTTCAAAAAAGAAGTTCTCGAAAATCCTTTGGCGAGAATGAGGTTATCCGGCCAAGGAAAATAATCTCTCAACTACAAATCTTCTGTCAAGGGCAGAAAGGAACGCTCCAGCCCTTGGTCCAGATGGTCTTCCGAGAAATGCTAGATAAATCGCCTCAAAAAGCTTGGGCGGATCCAGTCCAATCTCGCGAGCCAATTCGTATATCTTTGTGTGTAGCTCGACCGGACCAAGTTCAGCATGCGACATTATTTCGGCCAATCTCCTGAGACCCTCGCGTTGTTTCTCATCGAGTTTGACGGACGGAGTCTCTGTTAATATCTCAAACTTCAGATGCTCTGGAGCATAGAGCTCCACCCATCTTCTAGCAAGTCTGAGACGTAACAACGCTCTCCGGATATCATCCTCGTCCGGATTCACAAGCAATCCCCTCGATTTCAATATCTCAAGCGTTTCTTCCTCACTCCTTTTGATCTGACAAAGAACAGCTGCAAACCTAAACGGGACTCTTTGTGGTTTCTTTTTCGCCAGACCGTCAACCTGCGAGAGTTCATAAATTCTTTTTACCTGTTCCACCCTTGAGAGTGGGAGCTCGCCCTCGCCGAAATAAACCCTTTCAGCGAGATCATACTCATCATAGAGATCCGGCAGATTGCTGGGGTTAAACTCCTTTGCCTTCATCGGTTTACTCCTAAAAATAAAATAGCGCAAAAGTTCGGGCTCGGCGACTTCAAGCCACTGCTTTAACGTGAAAACCACACCTTTTGACGAAGAAAGCTTCTCACCACCCATCGCCACCCATTCGTATGGAACTGGATAAGGTGGTTCACATTCAAAAACCTCTCTCGCTATGAGCCTGCCCGTATCATAACTCCCTCCGGCAGCCGCATGATCTTTTCCGAATGGTTCGCACGTAACTCCTAAAAGCTTCCATCTGGCAGGCCACTCCACCCTCCACGTGAGCTTTCCCTCTCCTTTGGTGTAATCCGCCTCTCCT
Coding sequences within it:
- the lysS gene encoding lysine--tRNA ligase, which produces MHWVDLIAEELLERGRRHTVASGISISGHIHIGHANDVFIADAIAKVLRKKGADARAIWYADDYDPMRRVPSPLNENEFGRYLGYPYVNIPSPDPAYRSFVDYFSRPFIESLKSFGIEVEIFSAAEIYRSGMMSELIRIALQKSEKIRKILNMFRETPLPDDWLPFDPLCENCGRISTTRAIDWHGDFVRYRCEGAPYVEGCGHEGEADYTKGEGKLTWRVEWPARWKLLGVTCEPFGKDHAAAGGSYDTGRLIAREVFECEPPYPVPYEWVAMGGEKLSSSKGVVFTLKQWLEVAEPELLRYFIFRSKPMKAKEFNPSNLPDLYDEYDLAERVYFGEGELPLSRVEQVKRIYELSQVDGLAKKKPQRVPFRFAAVLCQIKRSEEETLEILKSRGLLVNPDEDDIRRALLRLRLARRWVELYAPEHLKFEILTETPSVKLDEKQREGLRRLAEIMSHAELGPVELHTKIYELAREIGLDPPKLFEAIYLAFLGRPSGPRAGAFLSALDRRFVVERLFSLAG